From a region of the Actinomadura luzonensis genome:
- a CDS encoding 3-hydroxyacyl-CoA dehydrogenase family protein, with protein MKVAVIGGGRMGSGIAQVFLTRGDHVTVQEPEAEAARRRITEGLTIAESKGLTDRREALGRLVMGKVPPDAELVVEAVPEDPALKVEVLAAAEAGLGEDAVLATNTSSLSIGELAAALSRPERLIGLHFFNPVPVQRLIEIVVTDVTPPAVLERARGYADHLGKTAVVVHDSPGFATSRLGVLLGLEAIRMVEEGVATPEDIDTAMTLGYGHPMGPLRLGDLVGLDVRLAIAEYLHARLGPRFEPPALLRRKVAAGELGRKSGKGFYEW; from the coding sequence GTGAAGGTGGCAGTGATCGGCGGAGGCCGGATGGGCAGCGGGATCGCGCAGGTGTTCCTGACCAGGGGCGACCACGTCACCGTCCAGGAGCCGGAGGCGGAGGCCGCGCGCCGCCGCATCACCGAGGGCCTGACGATCGCCGAGTCCAAAGGCCTGACCGACCGCCGCGAGGCCCTGGGCAGGCTCGTCATGGGCAAGGTCCCGCCGGACGCCGAGCTGGTCGTCGAGGCCGTCCCCGAGGACCCGGCGCTGAAGGTGGAGGTGCTGGCGGCGGCCGAGGCGGGCCTCGGCGAGGACGCCGTCCTCGCCACCAACACCAGCTCCCTGTCCATCGGCGAGCTGGCCGCCGCCCTGAGCCGCCCGGAACGCCTCATCGGCCTGCACTTCTTCAACCCGGTCCCGGTCCAGCGCCTGATCGAGATCGTGGTCACCGACGTCACCCCGCCCGCCGTGCTGGAGCGGGCCCGCGGGTACGCCGACCACCTGGGCAAGACGGCCGTCGTGGTCCACGACTCGCCCGGGTTCGCGACCAGCCGCCTCGGCGTGCTGCTCGGCCTGGAGGCGATCCGCATGGTGGAGGAGGGCGTCGCGACGCCCGAGGACATCGACACCGCCATGACCCTCGGCTACGGCCACCCCATGGGCCCGCTGCGCCTCGGCGACCTGGTCGGGCTCGACGTGCGCCTGGCCATCGCCGAGTACCTGCACGCCCGTCTCGGCCCGCGTTTCGAACCGCCCGCGCTGCTGCGCCGCAAGGTGGCCGCGGGGGAGCTGGGCCGCAAGAGCGGGAAGGGTTTCTACGAGTGGTGA
- the paaN gene encoding phenylacetic acid degradation protein PaaN: MFEQHRDTLEKALAAIAARGYWSAYPESPSPRVYGEGAAERGKEAFESYLGKPFPLEQPGTGSWIGAERSPYGMDLGVTYPEPIAEELIAAAGAAMPAWRDAGPEARALTCVEIVNRINRRSFELAHAVQHTTGQAFVMAFQAGGPHAQDRALEAVAYGLAAMTSSAASAHWEKPAKGEPLVMDKRFTVVPRGVAVVIGCNTFPTWNAYPGLFASLVTGNPVIVKPHPRAILPLAITVLVAREVLAEAGFDPALVSLAAEEGQGLAKTLATHPAVRIVDYTGSTEFGDWLERNARQALVHTEKAGVNAVVIDSTGSWRGMLANLAFSLSLYSGQMCTAPQNVFVPAGGIETDEGHKSFEEVAEGLAGAVGRLLGDDAKAVELTGAIVNPGVLARVESAGELGETVLEPRAIRHPAFPDAVVRTPAIVRVAAADEDVYGRECFGPVSFLIPTASTGESLDLLRRTVKARGALTASVYSTSPQVLDDAERAALDAGVNLSCNLTGGVFVNQSAAFSDYHGTGANPAATASLTDPGYVAGRFSIVQSRRPT, encoded by the coding sequence ATGTTCGAACAGCACCGTGACACCCTGGAGAAGGCCCTGGCCGCCATCGCCGCGCGTGGCTACTGGAGCGCCTACCCCGAGTCGCCCAGCCCGCGCGTGTACGGCGAAGGGGCGGCCGAGCGCGGCAAGGAAGCGTTCGAGTCCTACCTCGGCAAGCCGTTCCCGCTGGAGCAGCCGGGCACCGGCTCGTGGATCGGCGCGGAGCGCTCGCCGTACGGGATGGACCTCGGCGTCACCTACCCCGAGCCCATCGCCGAGGAGCTGATCGCGGCGGCCGGGGCGGCCATGCCCGCCTGGCGTGACGCCGGCCCCGAGGCCCGCGCGCTGACCTGCGTCGAGATCGTCAACCGGATCAACCGGCGCAGCTTCGAGCTCGCGCACGCGGTGCAGCACACCACCGGGCAGGCGTTCGTCATGGCCTTCCAGGCCGGCGGGCCGCACGCCCAGGACCGCGCCCTCGAGGCCGTCGCGTACGGGCTCGCCGCCATGACCTCCTCGGCCGCGAGCGCCCACTGGGAGAAGCCGGCCAAGGGCGAGCCGCTGGTCATGGACAAGCGCTTCACCGTCGTGCCCCGGGGCGTGGCCGTGGTCATCGGCTGCAACACCTTCCCCACCTGGAACGCCTACCCGGGGCTGTTCGCCTCGCTCGTCACCGGCAACCCGGTGATCGTCAAACCGCACCCCCGGGCGATCCTGCCGCTCGCGATCACCGTGCTCGTGGCGCGCGAGGTGCTGGCCGAGGCCGGGTTCGACCCGGCGCTCGTGTCCCTGGCCGCCGAGGAGGGGCAGGGGCTCGCCAAGACCCTCGCCACGCACCCGGCGGTGCGGATCGTCGACTACACCGGCTCCACCGAGTTCGGCGACTGGCTGGAGCGCAACGCCCGCCAGGCGCTGGTGCACACCGAGAAGGCCGGGGTCAACGCGGTCGTGATCGACTCCACCGGGTCGTGGCGCGGCATGCTCGCCAACCTGGCGTTCTCGCTGTCGCTCTACAGCGGCCAGATGTGCACCGCGCCGCAGAACGTCTTCGTCCCGGCCGGCGGCATCGAGACCGACGAAGGGCACAAGAGCTTCGAGGAGGTCGCGGAAGGGCTCGCCGGGGCCGTCGGGCGGCTGCTCGGCGACGACGCCAAGGCGGTCGAGCTGACCGGGGCGATCGTCAACCCCGGCGTGCTGGCGCGGGTGGAGTCCGCCGGAGAGCTGGGGGAGACGGTGCTGGAGCCGCGGGCGATCCGGCACCCGGCGTTCCCGGACGCGGTCGTGCGTACGCCGGCGATCGTGCGCGTGGCCGCCGCCGACGAGGACGTGTACGGGCGCGAGTGCTTCGGGCCGGTGTCGTTCCTGATCCCGACGGCGTCCACGGGGGAGAGCCTCGACCTGCTGCGCCGCACCGTCAAGGCCCGGGGCGCGCTCACCGCGTCCGTCTACTCCACCTCGCCGCAGGTGCTCGACGACGCCGAACGGGCCGCCCTGGACGCCGGGGTCAACCTGTCGTGCAACCTGACCGGCGGCGTCTTCGTCAACCAGTCGGCCGCCTTCAGCGACTACCACGGCACCGGCGCCAACCCGGCCGCCACCGCGTCCCTCACCGACCCGGGCTACGTCGCGGGCCGCTTCTCCATCGTCCAGTCCCGCCGCCCCACCTGA
- the paaK gene encoding phenylacetate--CoA ligase PaaK, producing MRLADPPRPDELDPVERVSRDELMALQLERLRWTLSHAYDNVPFYRRRFDEAGVHPGDCKELSDLAGFPLTTKQDLRENYPFGMFAVPRSRIARLHASSGTTGQPTVVGYTRGDLDVWADVMARSIRASGGRPGDVVHVAYGYGLFTGGLGAHYGAERLGCTVVPASGGMTPRQVRLITDLRPDIVMVTPTYMLALLDEFAAQGLDPRASSLRIGVFGAEPWTERMRAEIEDAFDLHAVDIYGLSEVMGPGVANECVETKDGLHVWEDHFYPETVDPFTGEPAPDGGELVLTSLTKEGMPVIRYRTRDLTRLLPGTARPAFRRMEKVTGRTDDMIILRGVNVFPTQIEELVLRVPGLAPHFQLHLSRPERLDVMTVRVEARPGFTERAGAAAALAASVKAGVGVSVEVDVVDPETLERSMGKLRRVIDKRPDN from the coding sequence ATGAGACTGGCGGACCCCCCGAGACCCGACGAGCTCGACCCGGTCGAGCGGGTCTCCCGCGACGAGCTGATGGCGCTGCAGCTGGAGCGCCTGCGGTGGACGCTGAGCCACGCCTACGACAACGTCCCCTTCTACCGCCGCCGCTTCGACGAGGCCGGCGTGCATCCGGGCGACTGCAAGGAGCTGTCCGACCTGGCGGGTTTCCCGCTCACCACGAAGCAGGACCTGCGCGAGAACTACCCGTTCGGCATGTTCGCCGTGCCCCGCTCGCGGATCGCCCGGCTGCACGCCTCCAGCGGCACCACCGGGCAGCCGACCGTGGTCGGCTACACCAGGGGCGACCTCGACGTGTGGGCCGACGTCATGGCCCGCTCGATCCGCGCCTCGGGCGGCCGGCCCGGCGACGTGGTGCACGTGGCCTACGGCTACGGGCTGTTCACCGGCGGGCTCGGCGCCCACTACGGGGCCGAGCGGCTGGGCTGCACGGTGGTGCCGGCCTCGGGCGGCATGACGCCGCGCCAGGTGCGGCTGATCACCGACCTGCGGCCGGACATCGTCATGGTGACGCCGACGTACATGCTGGCCCTGCTGGACGAGTTCGCCGCGCAGGGGCTCGACCCGCGCGCGTCGTCGCTGCGGATCGGCGTCTTCGGCGCCGAGCCGTGGACCGAGCGGATGCGGGCCGAGATCGAGGACGCCTTCGACCTGCACGCCGTCGACATCTACGGCCTGTCGGAGGTGATGGGCCCCGGCGTGGCCAACGAGTGCGTGGAGACCAAGGACGGGCTGCACGTCTGGGAGGACCACTTCTACCCGGAGACGGTCGACCCGTTCACCGGCGAGCCGGCCCCCGACGGCGGCGAGCTGGTGCTGACGAGCCTCACCAAGGAGGGCATGCCGGTCATCCGCTACCGCACCCGCGACCTGACCCGGCTGCTGCCGGGCACGGCGCGGCCGGCGTTCCGGCGCATGGAGAAGGTGACCGGCCGCACCGACGACATGATCATCCTGCGCGGCGTGAACGTGTTCCCGACGCAGATCGAGGAGCTGGTGCTGCGCGTGCCCGGCCTGGCCCCGCACTTCCAGCTCCACCTGTCGCGCCCGGAGCGGCTGGACGTCATGACGGTGCGGGTGGAGGCGCGGCCGGGCTTCACGGAGCGGGCCGGGGCGGCGGCGGCGCTGGCCGCGTCGGTGAAGGCGGGCGTGGGGGTGAGCGTCGAGGTCGACGTGGTGGATCCGGAGACGCTGGAGCGGTCGATGGGGAAGCTGAGACGAGTCATCGACAAACGTCCGGATAATTAG
- a CDS encoding TetR/AcrR family transcriptional regulator has product MSSPSRRRGHDPESVLSIAVAVFNERGYDGTSMEDLARALGVTKSAIYYHVPGKEQLLARALDRALDGLFELAADERAARGPAIDRLEWVVRRSVRLLAERLPYVTLLLRVRGNSATEQAALARRREFDAFVSHLVKEAAAEGAIRPDLDPALVTRLLFGAVSSIAEWYRPERGASADEVADALVTMAFDGLRG; this is encoded by the coding sequence ATGTCCAGCCCATCCCGCAGGCGCGGGCACGACCCGGAGTCCGTCCTGTCGATCGCCGTCGCCGTCTTCAACGAGCGCGGCTACGACGGCACCAGCATGGAGGACCTCGCCAGGGCGCTCGGCGTGACCAAGTCGGCGATCTACTACCACGTCCCCGGCAAGGAGCAGCTGCTCGCCCGGGCCCTCGACCGGGCCCTGGACGGGCTGTTCGAGCTGGCCGCCGACGAGCGGGCGGCCCGCGGCCCGGCCATCGACCGGCTGGAATGGGTGGTGCGGCGCAGCGTGCGGCTGCTGGCCGAGCGGCTGCCGTACGTGACGCTGCTGCTGCGGGTGCGCGGCAACAGCGCCACCGAGCAGGCGGCGCTGGCGCGGCGCAGGGAGTTCGACGCGTTCGTCAGCCACCTGGTCAAGGAGGCGGCGGCGGAGGGCGCGATCCGGCCCGACCTGGATCCGGCGCTGGTGACCCGGCTGCTGTTCGGCGCGGTCAGCTCGATCGCCGAGTGGTACCGCCCGGAGCGCGGCGCGTCGGCCGATGAGGTGGCCGACGCGCTCGTCACAATGGCGTTCGACGGTCTGCGGGGGTGA
- a CDS encoding DUF4193 domain-containing protein produces MATDYDSPRKTDDDLGEDSLQELQARRTDKSSGSIDIDETDLAESLELPGADLSNEELSLRVIPRQADEFTCSRCFLVHHRSQLASEKNGQQVCRECAA; encoded by the coding sequence ATGGCTACCGACTACGACAGCCCGCGCAAGACGGACGACGACCTGGGGGAGGACAGCCTCCAGGAGCTCCAGGCGCGGCGCACCGACAAGTCGTCCGGCAGCATCGACATCGACGAGACCGATCTCGCCGAGTCGCTCGAGCTGCCCGGCGCCGACCTGTCGAACGAGGAACTCTCCCTGCGGGTGATCCCCCGCCAGGCCGACGAGTTCACCTGCTCGCGTTGCTTCCTGGTGCATCACCGCAGCCAGCTGGCCTCGGAGAAGAACGGCCAGCAGGTCTGCCGGGAGTGCGCCGCCTGA
- a CDS encoding sensor histidine kinase has translation MISPHSSRKATRVQEAPPPSGPPVWDGPPPPRQPVDPRTPKDRMRSITEKVSIRWRLTLTYGALVFVASVVLLFSVYSIVATAIDRNWPDLNWSTPRDELIWRDARQGAVAAAQDALLRSAVLSLVGVGILSLIIGYFVSDRVLRPVARMTATARRLSESTLAHQRIALEGPNDELKELADTFDAMLTRLNVAFDTQRRFVANASHELRTPLTINRTVLEIALSDPEASEDLKALGRTLLEVNARNEKLIEGLLLLARSERELAVRKPVNVQEVAQTAVEQLAPFAAEHGVSVSTELVSAPTVGDPVLLERSVGNLLENAVKYNIPENGKVWIRTGMVDGAVVVQVANTGQHVPAYEVNSLFEPFRRLHADRVDSAKGSGLGLSIVRAVVQAHGGNVAAVPRDGGGLVVTIRLPKG, from the coding sequence ATGATCAGTCCGCACTCGTCGCGCAAGGCGACGCGCGTGCAGGAGGCGCCGCCGCCGAGCGGCCCGCCCGTCTGGGACGGCCCGCCCCCGCCGCGGCAGCCGGTGGACCCGCGCACGCCGAAGGACCGCATGCGGTCGATCACGGAGAAGGTCAGCATCCGCTGGAGGCTGACCCTCACCTACGGCGCGCTGGTCTTCGTGGCGTCGGTGGTGCTGCTGTTCTCGGTCTACTCGATTGTCGCGACCGCCATCGACCGCAACTGGCCCGACCTCAACTGGTCCACCCCGCGCGACGAGCTGATCTGGCGCGACGCCCGGCAGGGCGCGGTCGCGGCCGCGCAGGACGCCCTGCTGCGCAGCGCCGTGCTGTCGCTGGTCGGGGTGGGCATCCTGTCGCTCATCATCGGCTACTTCGTCTCCGACCGGGTGCTGCGGCCGGTGGCGCGGATGACCGCCACGGCCCGCCGCCTGTCGGAGAGCACGCTGGCCCACCAGCGCATCGCCCTGGAGGGCCCCAACGACGAGCTGAAGGAGCTGGCCGACACCTTCGACGCCATGCTCACCCGGCTCAACGTCGCCTTCGACACTCAGCGCAGATTCGTGGCCAACGCCTCCCACGAATTGCGAACCCCTCTCACGATTAACCGGACGGTCCTGGAGATCGCCCTGTCCGATCCCGAGGCTTCGGAGGACCTCAAAGCGCTCGGGCGCACCCTTCTCGAAGTGAACGCGCGTAACGAGAAGCTCATCGAGGGTCTGCTGTTGCTGGCGAGGAGCGAGCGCGAACTCGCCGTGCGCAAACCGGTCAACGTTCAGGAAGTGGCGCAGACGGCGGTGGAACAGCTCGCGCCGTTCGCCGCGGAACACGGCGTCAGCGTCAGCACCGAACTGGTCAGTGCGCCTACCGTCGGCGATCCGGTGCTCCTGGAGCGGTCGGTCGGCAACCTGCTGGAGAACGCGGTCAAGTACAACATTCCCGAAAACGGAAAAGTCTGGATCCGGACGGGAATGGTGGACGGTGCCGTCGTTGTTCAGGTGGCCAACACGGGACAGCACGTCCCGGCGTACGAGGTGAACAGCCTGTTCGAGCCGTTCAGGAGGCTCCACGCCGACCGCGTGGACTCCGCCAAGGGATCGGGTCTGGGGTTGTCCATCGTCCGTGCGGTGGTGCAGGCCCACGGCGGAAATGTGGCCGCCGTGCCGAGGGATGGCGGAGGACTTGTGGTGACCATTCGGCTGCCGAAGGGCTGA
- a CDS encoding response regulator transcription factor: MRVLVVEDERVLADAIATGLRREAMAVDVAYDGGGALERTSYIDYDVIVLDRDLPVVHGDEVCRRLVEQRTASRILMLTASGDVDDKVEGLGLGADDYLAKPFVFIELVARVRALGRRSAPALPPVLERSGIRLDPGKRLVERDGREVVLTKKEFAVLEELMRAEGAVVSQEDLLDKAWDENIDPFTNVVRVTMMTLRKKLGEPQVIETVPGVGYKL, encoded by the coding sequence GTGCGCGTGCTGGTGGTGGAGGATGAGCGGGTGCTCGCCGACGCGATCGCGACGGGGCTGCGGCGCGAGGCCATGGCGGTCGACGTCGCCTACGACGGCGGGGGCGCGCTCGAACGGACCTCCTACATCGACTATGACGTGATCGTGCTGGACCGCGACCTGCCGGTGGTCCACGGCGACGAGGTGTGCCGCAGGCTCGTCGAGCAGCGCACCGCCTCGCGCATCCTGATGCTCACCGCCTCGGGCGACGTGGACGACAAGGTGGAGGGCCTCGGCCTCGGCGCCGACGACTACCTCGCCAAGCCGTTCGTCTTCATCGAGCTGGTGGCGCGGGTGCGCGCGCTCGGCCGCCGCTCCGCGCCCGCCCTGCCGCCGGTCCTGGAGCGGTCCGGCATCCGGCTCGACCCGGGCAAGCGCCTGGTGGAGCGCGACGGCAGGGAGGTCGTGCTGACGAAGAAGGAGTTCGCGGTCCTGGAGGAGCTGATGCGCGCCGAGGGCGCCGTCGTCAGCCAGGAGGACCTGCTGGACAAGGCGTGGGACGAGAACATCGATCCCTTCACCAACGTGGTCCGGGTGACCATGATGACGCTGCGGAAGAAGCTGGGCGAGCCTCAAGTGATCGAGACTGTGCCCGGGGTTGGGTACAAATTGTGA
- a CDS encoding inositol monophosphatase family protein produces MNDFLRLAEDIAREAGDMLLAKRPTMSAVVETKSSPTDVVTALDTASEQLIRERIEAARPGDRILGEEGGEAPGESDVRWIVDPIDGTVNFLYGLPEWAVSIAVEVGGRVVAGVVNIPARGEVFTAALGEGAFLGGARLRCNTGVPLAQALVATGFGYGQARRAVQGRVVAGVLPRVRDIRRGGSCAIDLCSLAAGRVDAYYERGINPWDYGAAGLVATESGARLGGLNGRPVSPDFALCAAPGLFEELHDLLVTLDPERDA; encoded by the coding sequence ATGAACGACTTCCTGAGGCTCGCCGAGGACATCGCCCGCGAGGCCGGCGACATGCTGCTGGCCAAGCGGCCCACGATGTCGGCGGTGGTCGAGACCAAGTCCAGCCCCACCGACGTGGTCACCGCCCTGGACACGGCCTCGGAGCAGCTCATCCGCGAGCGCATCGAGGCCGCCAGGCCGGGCGACCGCATCCTCGGCGAGGAAGGAGGGGAGGCGCCGGGCGAGTCCGACGTGCGCTGGATCGTCGACCCGATCGACGGCACCGTCAACTTCCTGTACGGGCTGCCGGAGTGGGCGGTGTCGATCGCCGTCGAGGTCGGCGGCCGGGTGGTGGCCGGCGTGGTGAACATCCCGGCGCGCGGCGAGGTCTTCACCGCCGCGCTGGGCGAGGGGGCCTTTCTCGGCGGCGCGCGGCTGCGCTGCAACACCGGCGTGCCGCTGGCGCAGGCGCTGGTGGCGACCGGGTTCGGCTACGGGCAGGCCCGCCGGGCGGTGCAGGGCAGGGTGGTGGCCGGGGTGCTGCCGCGGGTGCGCGACATCCGGCGCGGCGGCTCGTGCGCGATCGACCTGTGCTCGCTGGCGGCCGGGCGTGTGGACGCGTACTACGAGCGGGGCATCAACCCGTGGGACTACGGCGCCGCCGGCCTGGTGGCGACCGAGTCGGGGGCCCGGCTCGGCGGGCTGAACGGCCGGCCGGTGAGCCCCGACTTCGCGCTCTGCGCGGCTCCCGGCCTGTTCGAGGAGCTGCACGACCTGCTCGTGACGCTGGACCCCGAGCGCGACGCCTGA
- a CDS encoding S9 family peptidase: MVPARGRFDRVSAFNDIRDYVAIPRVLSLRLSPDGSGLVSTVQSLNPDGKSYGTALWAVPLDGEPRRLTRSAKGESQALFTAAGDVLFTSARPDPTAKDAGDEVAALWLLPRGGGEARQVAARPGGIGAFRTAGDVVVFSADVLDGEEAADEERRKARKDAGISAILHEGAPVRYWDHDLGPGRPRLFAGRLGPDRLEDVRELTPDAGEALRDAAFELTPDGASVVATWRVDLPRGEMRTDLVVIDVATGERRTLLTDEGHDFEGPLAVSPDGTRVACSRARFTSLEVSARSELWIADLATGEGRGYAPDLFPSGVEWAPDSSAVYVVADHQGRRPVFQVPLDGEVRRITGDDAAYAGLSVTADGATLYALRSAIDLAPAPARIDVATGGITDLPSPAPRPEVPGTLTEITATADDGATIRGWLVLPEGASADNPAPFLLWIHGGPVASWNDWQWRWQSWIMAEHGYAVLMPDPCLSTGYGQDMIDRGWGDWGPRTQADLDAIVDVALARDDIDSERIGAMGGSFGGYMANWLAGHTDRYRAIVTHASLWNLDQFAGTTDFPHYWQREFGAPGSERYDLLSPHRALDRITTPMLVIHGDKDYRVPIGEALRLWWDLRRSEVESKFLYFPDENHWILKPGNAVAWYETVLAFLAQHVLGQEWKRPDSVA, from the coding sequence ATGGTTCCCGCGCGAGGTAGGTTCGATCGGGTGAGCGCATTCAACGACATACGTGACTATGTGGCCATCCCCCGGGTTCTCTCGCTGCGGCTCTCGCCCGACGGCTCCGGGCTCGTCTCCACGGTGCAGTCTCTCAACCCCGACGGCAAGTCGTACGGGACCGCGCTCTGGGCCGTGCCCCTCGACGGCGAGCCGCGCCGGCTGACCCGCTCCGCCAAGGGCGAGTCGCAGGCCCTCTTCACCGCCGCCGGCGACGTCCTGTTCACCTCCGCCCGCCCCGACCCCACGGCGAAGGACGCCGGCGACGAGGTCGCGGCGCTGTGGCTGCTGCCGCGCGGCGGCGGCGAGGCCCGCCAGGTGGCCGCGCGGCCCGGCGGGATCGGCGCGTTCCGCACCGCCGGCGACGTGGTGGTGTTCTCCGCCGACGTGCTCGACGGCGAGGAGGCGGCCGACGAGGAGCGGCGCAAGGCCCGCAAGGACGCCGGCATCAGCGCGATCCTGCACGAGGGCGCGCCGGTCCGCTACTGGGACCACGACCTCGGCCCCGGCCGGCCCCGCCTGTTCGCCGGCCGGCTCGGCCCCGACCGGCTGGAGGACGTGCGCGAGCTGACCCCCGACGCCGGCGAGGCGCTCCGCGACGCCGCCTTCGAGCTGACGCCGGACGGCGCGAGCGTGGTCGCCACCTGGCGGGTGGACCTGCCGCGCGGCGAGATGCGCACCGACCTGGTGGTCATCGACGTGGCCACCGGCGAGCGCCGCACCCTGCTGACCGACGAGGGCCACGACTTCGAGGGGCCGCTCGCCGTCTCCCCCGACGGCACCCGCGTGGCCTGCTCCCGCGCCCGTTTCACCTCCCTGGAGGTCTCGGCCCGCAGCGAGCTGTGGATCGCCGACCTGGCCACCGGCGAGGGCCGCGGCTACGCCCCCGACCTGTTCCCCTCCGGCGTGGAGTGGGCGCCCGACTCCTCGGCCGTCTACGTCGTCGCCGACCACCAGGGCCGCCGCCCGGTCTTCCAGGTGCCGCTCGACGGCGAGGTGCGCAGGATCACCGGCGACGACGCCGCGTACGCGGGGCTGAGCGTCACCGCCGACGGCGCCACCCTGTACGCGCTGCGCAGCGCGATCGACCTGGCCCCCGCCCCCGCCAGGATCGACGTCGCGACCGGCGGCATCACCGACCTGCCCTCGCCCGCGCCCCGCCCCGAGGTGCCCGGCACGCTCACCGAGATCACCGCCACCGCCGACGACGGCGCGACCATCCGCGGCTGGCTCGTCCTCCCCGAGGGCGCCTCCGCCGACAACCCCGCGCCGTTCCTGCTGTGGATCCACGGCGGCCCGGTCGCCTCCTGGAACGACTGGCAGTGGCGCTGGCAGTCGTGGATCATGGCCGAGCACGGTTACGCCGTGTTGATGCCGGACCCGTGCCTGTCCACCGGCTACGGTCAGGACATGATCGATCGCGGCTGGGGCGACTGGGGCCCGCGCACCCAGGCCGACCTGGACGCGATCGTGGACGTCGCCCTGGCCAGGGACGACATCGACAGCGAGCGCATCGGCGCGATGGGCGGCTCGTTCGGCGGCTACATGGCCAACTGGCTGGCCGGCCACACCGACCGCTACCGGGCCATCGTCACCCACGCCTCGCTGTGGAACCTCGACCAGTTCGCCGGCACCACCGACTTCCCGCACTACTGGCAGCGCGAGTTCGGCGCGCCCGGCTCCGAGCGCTACGACCTGCTGTCGCCGCACCGCGCCCTCGACCGGATCACCACCCCGATGCTCGTCATCCACGGCGACAAGGACTACCGGGTGCCGATCGGCGAGGCCCTGCGGCTGTGGTGGGACCTGCGCCGCAGCGAGGTCGAGTCGAAGTTCCTGTACTTCCCCGACGAGAACCACTGGATCCTCAAGCCCGGCAACGCGGTCGCCTGGTACGAGACGGTGCTCGCCTTCCTCGCTCAGCACGTGCTCGGCCAGGAGTGGAAGCGCCCGGACTCGGTGGCCTGA
- a CDS encoding ferrochelatase, translating into MGNYDALLLLSFGGPEGPDDVMPFLENVVRGRGVPRERLLEVAEHYQGFGGVSPINQQNRDLVEALRPVLDVPVYWGNRNWHPFGEDTVRRMKADGVRRAAVFATSAFAGYSSCRQYYEDIKRISVEGGPELIKMRHFGDHPGFVAAMADHTRAALERLGRDDARLVFTAHSVPVSMAETAGPSGGLYEAQLRRSAELVNRALGRDEPWDLVWQSRSGPPQVPWLEPDVCDFLRKTEAPAVVLVPIGFVSDHMEVVYDLDTEARDVAAELGLPLERAATAGTHPRFVRMVRELMEEPEPVPCPLTCCPAPRRHR; encoded by the coding sequence GTGGGTAATTACGACGCTCTGCTGCTCCTGTCGTTCGGCGGCCCGGAGGGGCCGGACGACGTGATGCCGTTCCTGGAAAACGTCGTGCGGGGGCGCGGCGTGCCGCGCGAGCGGCTGCTCGAGGTGGCCGAGCACTACCAGGGCTTCGGCGGGGTCAGCCCGATCAACCAGCAGAACCGCGACCTCGTCGAGGCGCTGCGCCCGGTCCTCGACGTGCCCGTCTACTGGGGCAACCGCAACTGGCACCCGTTCGGTGAGGACACCGTCCGGCGGATGAAGGCCGACGGCGTCCGCAGGGCCGCCGTCTTCGCCACCTCCGCCTTCGCCGGCTATTCGAGCTGCCGGCAGTACTACGAGGACATCAAGCGCATCTCGGTCGAGGGCGGCCCCGAGCTGATCAAGATGCGGCACTTCGGCGACCACCCCGGCTTCGTGGCCGCGATGGCCGACCACACCCGCGCCGCGCTGGAGCGGCTCGGCCGCGACGACGCCCGCCTGGTGTTCACCGCCCACAGCGTCCCGGTCTCCATGGCCGAGACCGCGGGCCCCTCGGGCGGCCTGTACGAGGCCCAGCTGCGCCGCAGCGCCGAGCTGGTCAACCGGGCGCTCGGCCGCGACGAGCCGTGGGACCTGGTGTGGCAGTCACGCAGCGGCCCGCCGCAGGTGCCCTGGCTGGAGCCGGACGTCTGCGACTTCCTGCGCAAGACCGAGGCGCCCGCGGTGGTGCTGGTGCCGATCGGGTTCGTCTCCGACCACATGGAGGTCGTCTACGACCTCGACACCGAGGCCAGGGACGTCGCCGCCGAGCTGGGCCTGCCGCTGGAGCGGGCGGCCACGGCGGGCACCCACCCGCGGTTCGTGCGGATGGTGCGCGAGCTGATGGAGGAGCCTGAGCCGGTGCCCTGCCCGCTCACCTGCTGCCCCGCGCCCCGCCGTCACAGGTAG